A region of the Candidatus Binatia bacterium genome:
GAATCATTGACCCTCAACCAGTGGTAGTCGACACGAGCGAGCACCTGTGCGTGCGGGCGCAGCAAGGCTTGGGCGACCAAGTCCTCGATATTCATGAGGTTGAAAAATGGTGTCTGCGCGTACACGCGCGCCGTGGGCAAGAGCTGGAAAAACGATCCATGCTCGCCATCGCTTGGGTTGTCGTCACCCGATGTTTGCGTGTACCCCACACGCAACCAAGGCGCAGCAGGCAGTGAGGGGAGTTGGTAGCCACCCTCCAAAGACCACGCCCAAGCCGCATGGTCGAGGTCACCCCAACGGCCCCGTTGCACAGCGAACCACGCCAAGACGTCGGCCTTGCCTGGCCCAACTGGGGCAATTCCCAGTGCATGTGCCCCAACTGTGTGGATTCCGATGCCCTTTTTGTCCGCTACGCGGAGGTCGCGAGGTCGGTTGTCCACTTTGACTGGTCGATCGCGCTGATCTTCGTAGTAAAGCCAGAACACACGGGCATCGGTCGGGAACAGCTCGGGCTGCTCCTTAGCCGTCGCAGCCAAGCCAGCCACAGCAATGTCTCGCAGTTCGGGGTTCGCACTGACCTCGAAACCACCCTGGGTGGGGCGGGCAGCGAAACCGGTGAGGTTCCAGCGCGCTTCATCCCAGCTCACGCGCGCACCGTCGAAGCTGCGGGTCACGTGGGTGTACCCGAACGGCCCGACCAAGCGCTCCGCGATGCGAGCTTTTTTGAGCCATGTGAGCGCGGCGTCCTTGGGAACAGTTTCCAAGCCGTCGCCGTACTCGAAGCGGCCGAGCGCGGCACCCAATTCCGGCAACGCTGACCAGTTGCGCAAAGCGATAAAGCCTCGCTTCAGAAAAACCTCTCCTTGGTTGCGGCGCTGCGTATGGGCAAAGTACGTGACACCTGGGCCTAAATTCCCCTCCGGCGCCGGTAGGCTGGCATCGTCCGGCAAGCCCAAAAGCTGGGTGTACTGGCTCTCTGCAACTAACTGTAGCCCGCCGTGGGTAAGTTCACCGCCAAAGCGCAGTTGGTTGCCGTAAAAAGAATAGCTTTGCGCGCCGGCATTGCTGCGTCCCAAAGCTGGCCGAAACCAGTCGACCACTTCGACGCGGATGCGATCGGAGAGTAACGGCCGGATCTCCGCGCCATCCAACGTAACCGCGCGAGCCGGCCCGAGTGACAGACCGAGCCCGGCAACAACACCTGCAACCGCGGCCGTCAGGTTCCCCCGCATGATTCCTCCTCGCAATATTCGAGTTTGCTAGCCGACGTCGTGCCGCCGGCGATCCGTCATGCAACTCACGGACCGAATGAGCGGAGTTCGCATGTGGAAGAAATTTTGGGAAAGTGCGATTAGGCAGGGGCTTTTCTGCACCCACTGCGTGCGCATTCAGTCCCCGCGCCAACATGGCAGCAGGCCGTGGCAGCATTTGTCCTTGCGCCAGCGGCTGTAGCCGCGGGCTCAGCGAGGCGCGATCGCGCGGCACTCTCGGGCCAGCGCGCAGGCCTAACCTCCGTGCGACTTCGGGCATGGATGTGTTGTCCAATAGATAAGGAGGGAGAGGCGCGATAGAATCGACGGCATGGAACTCACCCACGGAACATTGAAGATCGTTGCGAGCCTCAACACGCCTTACATCAACACCATCCCGGTGGAGGAGCAGCCACCGTATCCTGGCGACCTCGAGATCGAGCGCCGCATCCGGAACATCATTCGCTGGAACGCCATGGCGATGGTGGTCCACGCCAACAAAGAGTACCCCGGCATCGGCGGGCACATTTCGACTTTTGCGTCGGTCGCAACGCTGTTCGAAGTTGGGTTCAACCACTTCTTCCGCGCACCCTCTCCGGACTATCCCGGCGATCAAGTGTTTTTCCAAGGGCATGCCTCCCCTGGCGTGTACGCCCGTGCCTTCCTCGAAGGGCGACTCACCGAGCAGCACTTGCTTGCCTTTCGACGGGAGTTTGCCCCTGGAGGGGGCCTCGCCTCCTATCCCCACCCGTGGTGTATGCCGGAGTTCTGGCAGTTCCCGACCGTGTCGATGGGGCTTTCGCCCATTACCTCGATCTACCAGGCCCGCTTCAATCGCTACCTGCGCGCCCGTGGCCTGATTGCTCACGACGGCGGGCGGGTATGGGCGTTCTTGGGCGATGGCGAGATGGACGAACCGGAAGCAGTGGGAGCACTCACACTGGCAGCCCGCGAGGAACTCGACAACCTGACCTGGGTCATCAATTGCAACTTGCAGCGACTCGACGGGCCGGTGCGTGGCAACGGCAAGATCATCCAGGAGCTGGAAGCCTTATTTCGTGGGGCTGGCTGGAACGTGATCAAGGTGATTTGGGGCAGCGATTGGGACCCACTGCTCGCGCGCGACAAGAAGGGGCTGCTCGTGCAACGGATGAACGAGGTGGTGGACGGGCAGTACCAAAAATACACGGTGGAGTCCGGTGCCTACATCCGCGAACACTTCTTCGGGGTTCACCCTGAGCTGCTCGAGCTGGTCGCTGATCTTACCGATGCCAAGCTCCGCAAGCTCCGTCGTGGCGGACACGACCCAGAAAAAATCTACGCGGCGTACAAGGCGGCCACCGAGCACCGCGGGCGGCCAACCGTGATTTTGGCCAAAACGATCAAAGGCTACGGGCTGGGCGAAGCTGGCGAGGGGCGCAACGTCACGCACCAACAGAAGAAGCTCAACGAAAAAGAGCTGCGCTCGTTTCGCGATCGGTTGGGCATTCCCATCAGCGATGCCGAGCTCGTCGAAACTCCTTTTTATAAGCCGCCCGCGGACAGCGAAGAGATCGAGTACTTGCTGGAGCGCCGCCGCGCGCTTGGCGGCTTCGTTCCTAGCCGACGTCGGCACATCGTGAGCCTTCCGCCGCCACCGAAGTCGATCTTCGAGGAGTATTATCAAGGCTCCGGGAGCCGTGAGGTCGCCACCACGATGGTGCTCGTGCGCATGCTGCGGCAGCTCATGAGCGATTCGGAAATCGGCCGCTTGATCGTTCCCATCGTTGCCGACGAGGCACGCACGTTCGGGATGGACGCACTTTTTCGCAAGTTCGGCATCTACTCGCCCAAGGGCCAGCTTTACGAACCGGTGGACTCCGATGTGGTTGCCTACTACCGCGAAGCCACCGACGGCCAACTGCTCGAGGAAGGCATTACCGAGGCCGGCGCCATGGCCTCGTTCCAAGCTGCGGGCACGGCCTATTCCACGCACGGAGTGAACACCATTCCGTTCTTCTTCTTCTACTCCATGTTCGGCTTCCAGCGCATTGGCGACCTCATCTGGCAAAATGCCGATGCGCGCGGCAAGGGCTTTCTCATCGGCGCCACTTCTGGACGCACCACGCTCGCGGGCGAGGGGTTGCAACATCAGGACGGTCACAGCCACGTGCTCGCCAGCACCGTACCCACCGTGCATGCCTACGATCCAGCGTTTGCCTACGAAATTGCGGTGATTGTCGAAGAAGGCCTACGGCGAATGTACCGCGAGCAGGAAGACTGCTTTTACTACCTCACCGTCACCAACGAGCTCTATCGGCAGCCGCCCATGCCCGAGGGGGTGCGGGAAGGCATCTTGCGCGGCTGCTACAAGCTGCAGGCCGCCGATCCCGTGGGAGAATGGCCCCACGTGCACTTGTTCGCCAGCGGTGCGATTTTGCGCGAAGCCTGCCGCGCGCAAGATTTGCTCGCCGAGCGACAGATCGCCGCTCACGTGTGGAGCGTAACGAGCTGGACCGAACTCCGGCGCGACGCGCTTGCTTGTCGGCGCTGGAACATGCTGCACCCCCTGGCCACACCGCGCCGCTCGTATTTGGAAACTGTGCTGGCGGATGAACCTTACCCGGTGGTGGCGGTCAGCGACTACATGAAGGTGCTGGGCGATGCCCTCGCGCCGTTTGTCCCCGCAGGCCTCTTCGCGCTCGGTACTGACGGATTCGGCCGCAGCGACGAGCGGAAAACCCTGCGCCGCTACTTCGAGGTGGACGCCGAATGCATCACCGTGGCCGCGCTCTCGGTACTCGCCGAACGTGGGATGGTGGCGCCGGAAATTGTGGCGCAAGCAATCGAGGATTTCGGTATCGATCCGGGAAAACCCGACCCGGCACGGAATTAGCCGACACTGCGCCCCGACAGTGCCCTGCACTGGCCTCGCTGCCGCGGCTGGTAGAGGCACAACGGCTCCTCGGCGAGGGGATCGCCGAATTCAGCGAAGGCCCGCGCGCGCGAGCCGCCGCATACGCGGGCAAATTCGCATTCGCGGCATTTTCCGCGCCACTGCCGAACGTCACGCAAGGCTCGCAGCAGGGGTGAAGTGCGATAGATGTCAGCCAGCCCGGCCTCGCGCACGTGCCCGACAACCAGCGGCAAAAATCCACTCGGGTACACCTCGCCGATGTGCGAGATAAACAAGAGACCACGACCGTCGGTAACCCCCTGGAGTGCCCCCGGCATATCGTTCGGGGCATCCTGGGGGATGGTACCCAACAAGGGCAACACGCCGGCTGCTTGGCGGCGGCGTTCCGCCACCTGCCGTTGCAACACGTAGCGGCGATAGTGGGGGGCCGCAGTGGTTCGCACTTGAAACGGCACTCGCTGCGAAAGCTCGTAGAGGAAAGCGAACACGTCTTCGAACTCCTGAGCGGTCAGTTGATCCGTGGCCTGCGCCCGCCCCACCCGCACCAGAAAAAACAAGCTCCAAGTGACGGCGCCGAGCTCGCCGACCAACTGGCTCATGCGTTCGAGCTGGTGCACATTGCGGCGCGTTACCGTGGTGTTGATCTGGGTCGCAAGGCCGCATGCTCGGGCCGCACCCAACGCGGCCACACTCCACGCAAACGAACCCGGCTGTTGGCGGAAAGCATCGTGCGTGGGTGCATCCGGGCCATCGAGGCTCAGCCCCATCCGGCGCACACCATGAGCGCGGAAGCGGCGCACGACGTCTGCGGTTAGCAGCGGCGTTCCGCTCGGAGTGATGGCGACATTCAGACCCAATTCGACGGCGTGGTCGATGAGCGCGAATAAGTCAGGCCGCCGCAACGGATCCCCACCCGTAAAAATGAACACGGGGCTTCCCAACTCGCGCACCTGTGCGAGCAAGCGCTTTCCTTCCCCCGTGGTCAGTTCGCGTGGGTCGCGCTGCCGCTGGGCATCCGCGCGGCAATGCACGCAGCGCAGATCACACGCGCGCGTGACTTCCCAGATGACCGTAAACGGAGCCTGGTCGAGGTCGATTCCGGCAAGCTTGCGCGGCTTACTCCCGGCAGCAGTCGAGTTCATCGCCAGCAACTCTATCAATTGCGGTGCCAGCTTTGCCGCCACGTCCATGCATGGATCGCAGCCGACGGCATTCTCGAATTTGCTCGGCCCGAAGCAAAAACCCTGGCGTCGAGGTTACCGAGCCGCCTAGGGATCGCGGTAACCGACCAGCTCGAACCAACGCTCGAGCGGAAAGAGGCGTTGCAGATGGTTGCGCAGCGTACCCTCGGCGCGCAGCAGGGAGTACGTTTCCGCTAACGCTCGAGCAGCACTGAGAAGCGGCGCCAGCGGAGTCACGATGATTTGGAAGCCAAGCGCGAAGAGTTCCTCAGGGCTCAGCAGCGGTGTACGGCCGAATTCCACCATGTTCGCCACTTTGATCCCGGGCACCTCGCGGCCGATGCGGCCAAGCTCCGCGATCGACTCCGGCGCCTCGACGAACACAGCGTCGGCGCCGGCTTCGAGGGCAGCACGGGCCCGTCGGAGCGCCTCGTCGAGGCCGAGCACGGCAAGAGCGTCGGTGCGGGCAACTAAAAATAACTCGTTGCCCAGGGGATGTTCCCGCACCGCGCGAAGTTTGGCGAGCCACTCGTCGGCGTCCACCACCTGCTTCCCGCGCATGTGCCCGCAGCGCTTGGGCCACACCTGATCCTCCAAAAACAGGCCAGCAGCACCTGCCCGATGGTAGAGCTCCACGGTGCGCTGCACGTTGGCCACGCTGCCGTACCCAGTGTCGGCGTCGACCAGTACCGGCCGATCAGTGAGCCGGCACAGCCGTCGGGCAGCATCGGCCATTTCCGTTTGGGTAAGCAAGCCAATGTCCGGCTCTCCGAGGAGCGATGCGGCAACACTAAAACCCCCAATGAACATCGCCTCGAAACCGGCATTGTGGGCAAGGCGTGCGGAGATGCCATCGTAAATGCCGCCCATGACCAAAGGCCCCTGGGTTCTAAGAAGCAACTGCTGCATACGCTCCCGCCCGTGCATGACACACCCCTTTCCACTGGACCGATTGGCAAATCAGCGCCATCGCATGACCACCAAGCGAACCTCTACAGGCCGGGCGTCTTCCATTTCCATCACGCGCACCTCATGCACGGCAAACCCCCGTGCTTGCGCCTCGGCCAACCACGCGCGGTCGAAGGTACGAACCGATTCCGCCGCAACCAGGCAGCCACCCCGCCCGAGGCTTGCCCAAGCTAAGTCGAGCAGTGCAGTTTGTAACGCCGGATCATAGGTCACGTCGGCAGCACAAATCAGCTCGAACCGCTCTCGCAAAGCGAAGCGCTGCAGGTCGCCCTGCCAAAGGTGCACCCGCAGGTCGTTTGCCACGGCGTTGAGGCGACACAACCCGACCGCGTCGGCATCATGATCGAAGGCGAACGCCTGACCACCCATTTGCGCGGAGACAAGCGAAACCAGCCCAAGGCCACACCCCACCTCGAGGCAACGCCCTGCAGGCAACCACGGATGCTCGACCAAGTAGCGCGCCAGCGCACGGCTGCCGACCCACAGGTGCGCCCAGTATGGCGGCTCCGGGGCGTGCGGGTCGCGGAGCAAAGCTTCCACATCCACGTGGCGCGCGAGGTCCGCCACTCGCGCCACGCGCAGGCTCGCCCGACCGCAACGCCACGGCTCCCATACCAGAGCGTAGCGACGCCAAAACGACGGGAACCGGTCTTGGCCCCCGAACCGCTCAGTTCGCCCATCCTGCCCACTGCAAGCGAGCGAGCCAGCCGTGCCTGCAGCCTTCATGCTGGGGCCAGCGAGAGCTCGCGTTGGGCGAAGCGACCAAAGCGCCACAAGGCAAGTGCACGCGAACAGCCTTCCGCTCGCATCGAGGCCAAAAAGCTCGGCAAGTCGCGCAAACGAAACGTGAGGATGCCAGCACCCCACAGCGGTCCGTCCGCTCCGCCAACACGAATTTCACTGAACAAGGTGACTTGCGCACGCAGCGATGGAAAGGGTGTGCGCAACACCTTGACTCCCCGGAAATGGTACGCTGCCCCGTCGTCACCTTTGAACGTGAACGTGTAGCGCAAAAGCTTGGCCCCCTTGGCAGGGTCGGCAACGTACATTTCCAACGCCCCATCGGAAATCGGCTGCGCTGTCGCCAAGTCGGGGCACGTCACGGTTCCATCCAGCTTCGCCACATGGCGTTCGGCGGCAAGGAACTCATCGAGGTTGTCGATCGTTACCGTCAGGTCCAACAGCAAAATCGTACCGCGGGCTCGACCTTGGCTCGCTCCGACATCGGGGGTCGGAGCTCCGCTGGCAAATGGGCCCTGCATGCGCTCGCGAAAGGTCAATTTTACCGCGGGTGCAACCATCACGACTGGGTTTTACGGCAGCCGTAGGAGAAAAGGCAAGGCGCCTAGGCTTGGCTCAATCAGCTCGATTGGAGGCGAGCAACCCATGCGGCCAGCTCGTGGCGGCGGATTTTGCCGGTGGGCTCACGCGGAAGTTCCGAGACGAAAACCACCCGACGAGGGCACTTATAATGGGCCAGCCGCTTTCGAGCAAAGTCCTTCAACTCTGCTTCCCCCACAGTCCAACCTCTGCGCAGCTCCACTACCGCCACGACCTGCTTCCCGAGATCGGGGTCGGAAACTCCAACCACAGCCACATCGCCGACCGCCGGATGTGCGAGCAAAGTTGCCTCGACCTCCGCCGGGTACACATTCGCCCCACCGCTCAAGATCAGGTCGGCCCGGCGATCCACTAAAAACAAGTACCCATCCTCGTCGAGGTAACCCAGATCTCCGGCGGTGAACCAACCCTCGCGGAAGGCCTGGGCATTTTTGTCCGCTGCATGACGGTACGAAAAATTCATGTTCGGGCTGCGCACGTAGACAAGCCCAATTTCTCCCGGGGCACACTCGCGGCCGTCCTCGGTGAGAATTTTCAGCTCGTGCCCGGGCCACGGCTTACCCACCGTCCCTGGTCGTTCGAGCCACTCCTCTGCTGTCACCCGCGTGAACCCCGACTCCGACGCTCCGTAAAACTCGACCACCGAACCTGCTGGGAACACTTCCATGATCTTTCGCTTGACGTCCACCGGGCACGGTGCAGCGGCGTGCAGCACCAAGCGCACGGAACTTAGATCGTACGTTCGGCGCGTTTCCTCCGGAACTTGCAAAATCCGCACGAAGTGGGTGGGCACCATGAAGGTGGTGGTCACCCGATGCTGGGAAATTGCCGCGAGGACCGCGATCGGGTCGAACTTGTTCTGCAGCACGACCGTGGCACCCACGAGCAAGTGCGCTTGGGCGTAGCTTGCGGGTGCAGTGTGGTACAACGGACCACACACTAAATGCACATCGTTCTCGGTTAGGCCCCACATGTGCGCCACAGCCGCCAATTGCCGCGGGCTCTCCCTGGGATCGACGTGGCGGTCGACAGCCTTCGGCCGGCCCGTGGTGCCCGACGTGTACACGAGCACGTCGAACCCGCCGCCGGGAAGAAAATCGCCGGCCTCCCACTCCGGCTGCGCGGCCAGCGAGGCCTCGTAGCTCTCGCCTCGCCAAGGATGCTCTGCCCCGACCACCCAAACGGAAACAGCACGTGTTAACCCCGCCTCTGCCAATGCCGCATCGACCTCTGCCGCCAAACTGTTCTCAGCGATGAGGATCCGGGCGCCGGCATCGTTGAGTAAATAGGCGATTTCCGGCCCCTTAGCGCGGTAGCCGATGGGCAACACCCGGGCGCCGAGTTTCCCCACAGCCTGCATCGCTTCGAGCCACTCCACGCGATTGTGCATCACCAGCGCCACGGCGTCCCCCTGGCCGACGCCCGCTGCGCGCAACGCATGCGCAAGTTGGTTTGCGCGGCGGTAAAGCGTGGCGTAGCTGAGCTGCCGCTCTGGTGACCACACCGCAAGCGCGTGTGGCCGCTGCTCTGCGTGGTACCGCAAGCCTAACGCTGCCCCGGTTGTGCGCTCTGCAGTTCGTTCCCCTGGGTCCGCCACGGCGACGCCAGGACTCCCCACCCGGCGGCGAAAGTCAAGAGTGCACCGATTGCACCGGGGACGGCCCAAACCGGCTAAGGCAGAGGCTAAGCTCGCACCTCGCTCACCCCCGCTGCACGGAAACAGTGCCTTACGCCAGCAATGTGGCGAGCGCCGTGGGAAGTTGTTTGAAGGTAAACGAACCTTTCAACAGCAACTCGCGGACGGTGGAGGCATAAAAATGATCTTCGCGTGGCGGTGCTGGGTCGAGGCTCACAAGCAATGGCAATTCCGCTGTCGCCTCCTGTTGCCGGAGCGTGGCCATGGCGCGCGCGCCACCGGCGGTGCTCGGCGACAGATGGAGCACTGCGGCATCGGGCGCAAGAATGGTGGTAAATTCGAGCGCCTGTTTTCCGTCGAGAACGATCGAGGTCGAGATGCCAGCCTTGGACAACGGCTCGCGCAGCTTGTTCATGGCATCGACATCAGCGCTTACCGCCAGCAACTTTTTCAGTTTCGGCCTAAGCCAGCCCAAACCCGCAAGCGCCCGCTCAGCATCAAGCGGCCACATGTCGAACTCCACGCGGCCGAAGCAAAAGCCCTTGTCCCCGTTCGATGGCATGACGTAAGCCAAGATGCGCCACGATCGCCATTGCGCTTCCGAGCGCATGCGCAAAAGCGAGCGCCAAGCCTGCGGTCCCGCACCTAAATTGATCAGCGCGCAACCGCTGCCCGCGGTCGGCAGGTGCCGCATCCCTTCCTCGTTGGGGGCCACCACCCGCACCTCGAACCCTGCCGCCCGCAGGGCAGCGCTTGCCTCTTCCGCGCGGCGCCCGGCATCGAGCACTACCAGGTCGCGTACCGCCTCTCCATTCGATGCCGCTGCGTTACCCGCGCTCACTGCGACCGGCTGCTCGCGCACCGCTTGCACCCGCGTCGCAAGCTCCAGTTCACCCGCAGCCACGCTTACCACGCCCGCGCGCTGGCTTTCGCCGTTGGCGCCGTTCGTTCGGCTCATCGCTTCTTGCGCTGCGCGCAGAGCCGCGAGCAGCTCTTCCCGCTCTGCTTCCGCCTGAGCTAGTGCCTCTTCGCGGTCACTCAGGCTCCGCTCGAGCTCTTCGAGCTTTGCTTTTGCTTCTGCCAGCGACGTCGCCAGATCGAGCCGCTCTTCCTCGCTGGTTAATTTTTCCGCTTGCAAGCGCTCGTATTCGGAGCGCAAGTCAGCAACCAAGGCCCGTTCGTGCTCCAACGCGCCCTGTTGTTCCGCGAGCAACTCCTCGACTCGCTTCCGCTCCTCGCCAAGTTGCCGGAGTTGCTCCTCCAAACGCTGTCGCTCCGCCTCCAATTGAGCCAAGATCTCCGCGCGCTCGCGCACAACCGATTCGCGCTCCTCTTGCAGCACCTGTCGTTGCCGCTCGCTGCGCGCAAGCTCCCCCCGCAACACGTCGAGCTCCGCCTGCAATGATGCCAACTGATGCGCCGTCGCTTGCGCCTGCTCCAGCTCCGCTTGCTGCTCGGCAAACTGGCGGCGCCAGTTGTCTGCCTCCAACCGCAAACGGTCCAGCTCCTGCTCGAACGCTTGCCGCCGCTGTTCGCTCGCCCGCAGTTGTTCCTCGGCAGCGCGCAACCGTTCAAGCAACTTTGCCGACTCCACAGCTCGTTGCTGTGCTTCCTGTCGCCACGATTCCAACTCGCGCTCGGCACGATCCAGACGCTCGCTCAGTTGTGCACGCCCCTGATTGAGTTCGGCAATTTGTTTGCGCAAGTGATCGACAATCCCCTGGAGCTCGCCGACCGTTGCGGCGTGCGCTTGGGCCAAGTCGCGGGTCCGCTTTTGATGCTCCGCCAAGGCACCTTCCAACAGCGTCTTTTCTTGTTGCAGAGCGCGGTGTTCGATACGGAGGCGCTGCACCTCGTGCGACAAGGCTTGTACCTGTTCTCCCTGCCCGGCGCGCGCGGCGGCCAGCTCTTCTTGCAGTTTTGCCTGCTCTGCAACCAGAGCTTCGTACCGCTCTTCCTGGCGGGCAAGCTCAAATTGGAGCCGGCTGCGTTCTTCCGTCGCGGCGGCCAACTCCCGTTCGCGTTGCTGCAAACGCTCTTGCAGCTCGCCAACTTCTGCCTGCATCTCCCGCAAGCTTTGCTCCGCGCTCCGTGCCCGCGTCTCCAGGGCCTGCACCCGTTCGGCAAAAGCGCGTTCCGTTTCGCTCACCCGCTTCTGGAGCCCGTCGCGGTGGCGCGCGACCTCTGCAAGCTGCTGTTGCAACGCCGCTACCTCATCGCGCAGCGCCGCCAGTTGCCCTTCTTGCTGCCGGAAGACTCTCGTCGCCTCTTCCAATTGCTCTTGCGTCGTGCGCTGCTCTTGCTCCCAAGTCGCACGATCCGCCGCAATTTCCTTTTGGAGCTCGCG
Encoded here:
- a CDS encoding alginate export family protein, producing MRGNLTAAVAGVVAGLGLSLGPARAVTLDGAEIRPLLSDRIRVEVVDWFRPALGRSNAGAQSYSFYGNQLRFGGELTHGGLQLVAESQYTQLLGLPDDASLPAPEGNLGPGVTYFAHTQRRNQGEVFLKRGFIALRNWSALPELGAALGRFEYGDGLETVPKDAALTWLKKARIAERLVGPFGYTHVTRSFDGARVSWDEARWNLTGFAARPTQGGFEVSANPELRDIAVAGLAATAKEQPELFPTDARVFWLYYEDQRDRPVKVDNRPRDLRVADKKGIGIHTVGAHALGIAPVGPGKADVLAWFAVQRGRWGDLDHAAWAWSLEGGYQLPSLPAAPWLRVGYTQTSGDDNPSDGEHGSFFQLLPTARVYAQTPFFNLMNIEDLVAQALLRPHAQVLARVDYHWLRVNDSADLWYAGGGASNARIFGFSGTPTGSHRELAHLVDASVS
- the aceE gene encoding pyruvate dehydrogenase (acetyl-transferring), homodimeric type encodes the protein MELTHGTLKIVASLNTPYINTIPVEEQPPYPGDLEIERRIRNIIRWNAMAMVVHANKEYPGIGGHISTFASVATLFEVGFNHFFRAPSPDYPGDQVFFQGHASPGVYARAFLEGRLTEQHLLAFRREFAPGGGLASYPHPWCMPEFWQFPTVSMGLSPITSIYQARFNRYLRARGLIAHDGGRVWAFLGDGEMDEPEAVGALTLAAREELDNLTWVINCNLQRLDGPVRGNGKIIQELEALFRGAGWNVIKVIWGSDWDPLLARDKKGLLVQRMNEVVDGQYQKYTVESGAYIREHFFGVHPELLELVADLTDAKLRKLRRGGHDPEKIYAAYKAATEHRGRPTVILAKTIKGYGLGEAGEGRNVTHQQKKLNEKELRSFRDRLGIPISDAELVETPFYKPPADSEEIEYLLERRRALGGFVPSRRRHIVSLPPPPKSIFEEYYQGSGSREVATTMVLVRMLRQLMSDSEIGRLIVPIVADEARTFGMDALFRKFGIYSPKGQLYEPVDSDVVAYYREATDGQLLEEGITEAGAMASFQAAGTAYSTHGVNTIPFFFFYSMFGFQRIGDLIWQNADARGKGFLIGATSGRTTLAGEGLQHQDGHSHVLASTVPTVHAYDPAFAYEIAVIVEEGLRRMYREQEDCFYYLTVTNELYRQPPMPEGVREGILRGCYKLQAADPVGEWPHVHLFASGAILREACRAQDLLAERQIAAHVWSVTSWTELRRDALACRRWNMLHPLATPRRSYLETVLADEPYPVVAVSDYMKVLGDALAPFVPAGLFALGTDGFGRSDERKTLRRYFEVDAECITVAALSVLAERGMVAPEIVAQAIEDFGIDPGKPDPARN
- a CDS encoding TIGR04053 family radical SAM/SPASM domain-containing protein encodes the protein MDVAAKLAPQLIELLAMNSTAAGSKPRKLAGIDLDQAPFTVIWEVTRACDLRCVHCRADAQRQRDPRELTTGEGKRLLAQVRELGSPVFIFTGGDPLRRPDLFALIDHAVELGLNVAITPSGTPLLTADVVRRFRAHGVRRMGLSLDGPDAPTHDAFRQQPGSFAWSVAALGAARACGLATQINTTVTRRNVHQLERMSQLVGELGAVTWSLFFLVRVGRAQATDQLTAQEFEDVFAFLYELSQRVPFQVRTTAAPHYRRYVLQRQVAERRRQAAGVLPLLGTIPQDAPNDMPGALQGVTDGRGLLFISHIGEVYPSGFLPLVVGHVREAGLADIYRTSPLLRALRDVRQWRGKCRECEFARVCGGSRARAFAEFGDPLAEEPLCLYQPRQRGQCRALSGRSVG
- a CDS encoding isocitrate lyase/PEP mutase family protein, giving the protein MHGRERMQQLLLRTQGPLVMGGIYDGISARLAHNAGFEAMFIGGFSVAASLLGEPDIGLLTQTEMADAARRLCRLTDRPVLVDADTGYGSVANVQRTVELYHRAGAAGLFLEDQVWPKRCGHMRGKQVVDADEWLAKLRAVREHPLGNELFLVARTDALAVLGLDEALRRARAALEAGADAVFVEAPESIAELGRIGREVPGIKVANMVEFGRTPLLSPEELFALGFQIIVTPLAPLLSAARALAETYSLLRAEGTLRNHLQRLFPLERWFELVGYRDP
- a CDS encoding methyltransferase, whose product is MKAAGTAGSLACSGQDGRTERFGGQDRFPSFWRRYALVWEPWRCGRASLRVARVADLARHVDVEALLRDPHAPEPPYWAHLWVGSRALARYLVEHPWLPAGRCLEVGCGLGLVSLVSAQMGGQAFAFDHDADAVGLCRLNAVANDLRVHLWQGDLQRFALRERFELICAADVTYDPALQTALLDLAWASLGRGGCLVAAESVRTFDRAWLAEAQARGFAVHEVRVMEMEDARPVEVRLVVMRWR
- a CDS encoding AMP-binding protein, whose product is MADPGERTAERTTGAALGLRYHAEQRPHALAVWSPERQLSYATLYRRANQLAHALRAAGVGQGDAVALVMHNRVEWLEAMQAVGKLGARVLPIGYRAKGPEIAYLLNDAGARILIAENSLAAEVDAALAEAGLTRAVSVWVVGAEHPWRGESYEASLAAQPEWEAGDFLPGGGFDVLVYTSGTTGRPKAVDRHVDPRESPRQLAAVAHMWGLTENDVHLVCGPLYHTAPASYAQAHLLVGATVVLQNKFDPIAVLAAISQHRVTTTFMVPTHFVRILQVPEETRRTYDLSSVRLVLHAAAPCPVDVKRKIMEVFPAGSVVEFYGASESGFTRVTAEEWLERPGTVGKPWPGHELKILTEDGRECAPGEIGLVYVRSPNMNFSYRHAADKNAQAFREGWFTAGDLGYLDEDGYLFLVDRRADLILSGGANVYPAEVEATLLAHPAVGDVAVVGVSDPDLGKQVVAVVELRRGWTVGEAELKDFARKRLAHYKCPRRVVFVSELPREPTGKIRRHELAAWVARLQSS